From a region of the Cenarchaeum symbiont of Oopsacas minuta genome:
- a CDS encoding DNA methylase, with protein MQKTEWTFLDVSTRKYTHALHLYPARLHPEIARRIISKYVTNKSDVIFDPFMGSGGVLLESMLHGNTSIGIDINPFAVLLSKVKTTPIFKNMNQHLNKILTKSARDYLEKNYHLECQPVDMDISNWFKKDTAQILSILKYHAFKITDKDVRDFFKICLSLTIRKSSYQRNNAWKIHRMRPMDQIQFKPQTIDIFKNIVEANITKMHNLAILDPSAKAYTLCGDSRNIDENFSKIDSDVLCNDKVNLVVSSPPYGDHKTTVAYGQFSRFSSLWLDLPKEQALSVDKIGLGGRPRLLFDDLGSETLNRTLDKVQKNDVKLTPSNKKPVRTKDVYSFFYDFDECLKEISENLVPRKSHCGFIVANRTVRRVRVPTDQILIELGKKYGFKVEQILYRNIPNKSMPTKNAPENITNETGETMTRESIIMMKY; from the coding sequence ATGCAAAAGACAGAATGGACATTTTTAGATGTAAGTACAAGAAAATATACCCATGCATTACATCTGTATCCTGCACGATTACATCCAGAGATCGCAAGACGGATCATATCCAAATATGTCACCAATAAATCTGATGTGATTTTTGATCCATTCATGGGGTCAGGAGGAGTGTTATTGGAAAGTATGCTACATGGGAACACATCCATAGGGATAGACATTAACCCATTTGCCGTATTGTTGTCCAAAGTCAAGACTACCCCAATATTCAAAAATATGAATCAGCATCTAAATAAAATATTAACCAAATCAGCTAGGGATTATCTAGAAAAAAATTATCATTTAGAATGTCAACCTGTTGATATGGACATATCTAATTGGTTCAAAAAAGATACTGCACAAATACTGTCGATTTTAAAATATCATGCATTCAAGATCACGGACAAAGATGTTCGTGATTTTTTTAAAATATGTCTTTCTTTGACAATTAGAAAATCAAGTTATCAACGTAATAATGCATGGAAGATTCATAGGATGCGACCTATGGACCAAATTCAATTCAAACCACAAACTATTGATATATTTAAAAATATTGTAGAAGCCAATATTACAAAAATGCATAATTTAGCAATTCTAGACCCTTCAGCAAAAGCTTACACATTATGCGGAGATTCTAGAAATATTGATGAAAATTTTTCAAAAATAGATTCAGATGTATTATGCAATGATAAGGTTAATCTTGTAGTGTCATCTCCTCCGTATGGTGATCATAAAACCACGGTAGCATATGGCCAATTTTCGCGTTTTTCAAGCCTCTGGTTAGATCTTCCAAAAGAACAGGCATTATCAGTAGATAAAATTGGACTTGGGGGTAGACCCAGATTGTTATTTGATGATTTGGGTTCTGAGACCTTGAACAGAACACTGGACAAAGTACAGAAAAACGATGTAAAATTGACACCAAGTAATAAAAAACCGGTTAGAACCAAAGACGTATACTCTTTCTTTTATGATTTTGACGAATGTTTAAAAGAAATATCTGAAAATCTAGTGCCAAGAAAGAGTCATTGCGGGTTTATAGTTGCAAATCGTACTGTAAGACGTGTAAGAGTACCGACAGACCAAATACTCATAGAATTGGGTAAAAAATACGGATTCAAAGTTGAGCAGATACTCTATAGAAACATACCAAATAAGTCAATGCCTACAAAAAATGCGCCAGAAAATATCACAAATGAAACAGGGGAAACAATGACGCGTGAGAGTATCATTATGATGAAGTATTGA
- a CDS encoding polyprenyl synthetase, which yields MDRKNLGINPLLESYGTHIERIDKALEDELNLYSGSEFLDPLKYAIADGKRIRPIILALAAESVGGDDGSVDENVYAAACAIEFLHTESVIHDDIVDDEKKRRLKDPFHIKFGHNKSMLTGDFMLGVILNIASRLDNPRITKDLAMAAMQMSEGEAMEERLEGGQDVTFDDYLKVIEYKTAAAFKAAAKIGAIISGGTDVQVTALTSFGKNIGIAYQIRDDLLDWKNEDKIFNMLIKKSKDPRDVFDKMEELLKNYSSNARSALANMPESHARAKLDTLVEFTMFKA from the coding sequence ATGGATAGAAAAAACCTTGGAATAAATCCACTCTTAGAATCGTATGGTACCCACATAGAACGCATAGACAAGGCATTAGAAGATGAGCTGAATCTGTATTCAGGTTCAGAGTTTTTAGATCCGCTAAAATATGCCATAGCTGACGGCAAGCGTATTCGCCCCATTATACTAGCACTTGCTGCAGAGAGCGTTGGAGGAGATGACGGAAGTGTAGATGAAAACGTGTATGCGGCAGCGTGTGCAATTGAATTTTTGCATACAGAATCTGTAATACATGATGATATTGTTGATGATGAAAAAAAGCGTAGGTTAAAGGATCCCTTTCACATAAAATTTGGTCACAACAAGAGCATGCTTACTGGGGATTTTATGTTGGGAGTCATACTAAACATAGCATCACGTCTTGACAATCCACGTATAACAAAAGATCTCGCCATGGCAGCGATGCAGATGAGTGAAGGAGAAGCCATGGAAGAAAGACTAGAGGGAGGACAAGATGTTACATTTGATGATTATCTTAAAGTTATAGAATACAAAACTGCTGCAGCTTTCAAGGCAGCTGCAAAGATAGGAGCTATAATTTCAGGAGGTACTGATGTACAAGTAACTGCGCTGACATCATTTGGTAAAAATATCGGTATTGCATATCAGATACGCGATGATCTTTTAGATTGGAAGAATGAAGATAAGATATTCAACATGTTGATAAAAAAATCAAAGGATCCAAGAGACGTCTTTGATAAAATGGAAGAATTGTTGAAAAATTATTCCTCAAATGCACGCTCTGCTCTAGCAAATATGCCAGAGTCTCACGCAAGGGCAAAGCTAGATACACTAGTAGAATTTACAATGTTCAAGGCATAA
- a CDS encoding NADH-ubiquinone oxidoreductase subunit N has translation MIELYSTPMILVAILGTIGVLLPVISIARGERGSNPFYGIIALGALALSIAYVGYRLITDSIQPAALFSNEVLSDDMFGAFFAIAMLIVAAMTTVGSFNYMRKHGHHAVYYSLILLSAVGMVLVAYSTDLVMLFVAWELMSIPTYALAAFAKRDPSSNEAAIKYFLFGALASAIIVYAISLAYGITGSTNIAEVIQGFSNLDSAMLPLGLLSVGLFIAGFGFKMGLVPFHMWLPDTYEGAPTPITALLAAGTKKAGFAATLRVVVMGAVALSIDWTLALGIVAVMTMTVGNIAAIMQKNLSRMLAYSSIGHAGYILIGLAVAPFSPTGLSGSMLHIMNHAVMKGAAFIAIAGIIAALATSHLDKLKGLGRRMPITSIGLVISLLALAGVPPLNGFWSKLMLFGGAIDAGAVAPWAPWLAIAGVLNSALSLAYYGWIIRKMYFEGETEKRISEPKSIVAVMIFSVIFMVGFGVYPDPLLQFAQSAAPIMGLMP, from the coding sequence ATGATTGAGCTATATTCAACTCCAATGATACTAGTGGCAATTCTTGGAACTATAGGTGTCCTGTTACCTGTGATCAGCATTGCACGTGGTGAGCGTGGCTCAAACCCGTTTTACGGAATAATTGCACTAGGTGCCCTTGCGCTATCGATTGCGTATGTAGGATATCGTCTGATAACAGATTCGATACAACCTGCTGCACTCTTTTCAAACGAGGTACTATCCGATGACATGTTTGGAGCTTTCTTTGCCATAGCGATGTTAATAGTGGCTGCAATGACCACGGTAGGTTCTTTCAACTATATGCGTAAACATGGCCACCATGCAGTCTATTACTCACTCATACTATTATCGGCAGTCGGTATGGTACTTGTAGCATACTCTACTGATCTTGTAATGCTCTTTGTAGCTTGGGAGCTGATGAGTATACCAACGTACGCACTAGCTGCCTTTGCAAAGCGTGATCCATCTTCAAATGAAGCAGCGATAAAATACTTTTTGTTTGGTGCTCTAGCATCGGCGATAATTGTATATGCAATATCTCTAGCATACGGAATTACTGGCTCTACAAACATAGCAGAGGTAATACAAGGATTCTCAAACTTAGACTCTGCAATGCTCCCACTTGGACTGTTATCTGTGGGATTGTTTATAGCTGGATTTGGATTCAAGATGGGTCTAGTACCATTTCATATGTGGCTTCCAGATACGTACGAGGGTGCCCCAACTCCAATAACTGCATTGTTGGCAGCTGGAACCAAAAAGGCAGGATTTGCAGCAACATTACGTGTAGTCGTTATGGGTGCAGTCGCATTGAGCATCGACTGGACACTTGCACTTGGAATCGTGGCCGTAATGACTATGACGGTTGGAAATATTGCTGCCATTATGCAGAAAAATCTCTCTAGAATGCTTGCATATTCTAGCATAGGGCACGCTGGATACATTCTGATCGGACTTGCAGTAGCACCATTCTCTCCTACTGGTTTGAGTGGCTCGATGTTACACATAATGAATCATGCCGTAATGAAGGGGGCTGCATTCATTGCCATAGCTGGCATAATAGCAGCATTGGCCACCTCACACCTTGACAAACTAAAGGGTCTTGGAAGGCGTATGCCTATAACCTCAATAGGTCTTGTAATATCGCTTTTAGCATTGGCAGGCGTGCCTCCTTTGAACGGATTTTGGTCGAAATTAATGCTCTTTGGTGGGGCAATAGATGCAGGAGCCGTGGCTCCATGGGCTCCATGGCTTGCAATTGCAGGCGTGTTAAATAGTGCTCTCTCACTTGCGTACTATGGCTGGATTATACGTAAAATGTACTTTGAAGGAGAGACTGAAAAACGCATATCTGAGCCAAAATCAATTGTGGCAGTAATGATATTCTCGGTAATATTCATGGTAGGCTTTGGCGTCTATCCTGATCCCCTTTTACAGTTTGCACAGAGTGCGGCTCCAATAATGGGTCTTATGCCTTGA
- a CDS encoding Proton-translocating NADH-quinone oxidoreductase subunit L: MDLTSISFGYESAAAWLVWILPFAAALIIPAIAKGSKTAIGYTAVAFALMSALSAAYLLPGALDANEVHNQVSWIDSLGLKAGVLADPIAVIMANVVAWISFLIMIYSTGYMKGDKDLTRFWFWMMFFVGSMQLIVLSDNLLQVFFGWEGVGLASYALISFWYRDKKKDHVGTEGKTVLGILDYYSPTHAGMKAFIMTKIGDIMMLAGMFLIFAFAGTFGFKELLNDTTWATSMAAQGLLVPAAVLLFGGAVGKSAQFPLNEWLLEAMTGPTAVSALIHAATMVKAGVFLVARIGPLFFALGAAGILADQFFEIIAWVGAITALLLATQGMVSKEIKKVLAYSTGSQIGYMMMALGIAGLSHQFVDGFTAGFYHLISHAMFKASLFMAAGSLIHIVGSRFMTDMGGLRKHLKKTYAFMWAAGLGLMGAPFITTGFWSKDAIFAAVFESGNEWAAPLFIIAVVTAVITAFYTTRMIGLVFFGSKSAHVEKLEREHHLHDAPLSMWAPYGILAVLTIGIGIIGLSVEGGLHHLFDEYLGHTFGIHSEHVKDASLSILPGFLSGLNPIALGASLVAFAVGIGLGYIFYIGRFVSPARFVNSNIFFYAIHKFLLNRWYLNAGIYWCFVIAPLWLARAIFRYFEKTVIDYGMNMGMQKAVGWSAKVVQGTQTGVAQSYLFVFGAGILFLALILLI, translated from the coding sequence ATGGATCTAACAAGTATCTCGTTTGGATATGAATCTGCAGCAGCTTGGCTTGTATGGATACTGCCGTTTGCAGCAGCACTGATAATACCTGCAATCGCAAAAGGTTCAAAGACTGCCATCGGATACACTGCAGTCGCATTTGCCCTAATGAGTGCACTCTCTGCAGCATACCTATTACCTGGAGCACTAGATGCAAACGAGGTTCACAACCAAGTAAGCTGGATTGACTCACTAGGTCTAAAGGCAGGAGTACTAGCAGATCCAATAGCTGTCATAATGGCAAATGTGGTAGCTTGGATATCTTTCCTCATTATGATATACAGTACTGGATACATGAAGGGCGACAAGGATCTAACTAGATTTTGGTTTTGGATGATGTTCTTTGTGGGCTCGATGCAGCTGATCGTACTATCTGATAACCTCTTACAAGTATTCTTTGGATGGGAAGGCGTAGGTCTTGCATCATATGCTCTGATTAGTTTTTGGTATCGGGACAAAAAAAAGGATCATGTTGGAACAGAGGGTAAAACTGTACTTGGCATACTAGATTATTACTCTCCCACACACGCGGGCATGAAGGCGTTCATCATGACAAAGATAGGTGATATCATGATGCTGGCAGGAATGTTTCTCATATTTGCGTTTGCTGGCACGTTTGGATTCAAAGAGCTGTTAAATGATACTACATGGGCAACCTCGATGGCAGCACAGGGTCTATTGGTACCTGCAGCCGTACTTCTCTTTGGTGGCGCAGTAGGCAAATCTGCACAATTTCCACTCAACGAATGGCTATTAGAGGCTATGACAGGTCCAACTGCTGTATCTGCACTGATTCATGCTGCAACGATGGTAAAGGCTGGCGTCTTTCTAGTTGCCCGTATAGGTCCACTCTTCTTTGCACTAGGGGCTGCTGGAATACTAGCTGATCAATTCTTTGAGATCATTGCATGGGTTGGCGCCATCACGGCATTGCTACTTGCAACACAAGGAATGGTAAGCAAAGAGATCAAAAAAGTACTTGCATATTCTACTGGATCACAGATAGGATACATGATGATGGCTTTGGGCATAGCCGGACTCTCGCACCAGTTTGTTGATGGATTTACGGCAGGATTTTATCATCTGATATCACATGCAATGTTCAAGGCATCTTTGTTTATGGCCGCCGGTTCACTGATTCACATCGTGGGCTCACGATTTATGACCGACATGGGAGGGTTACGTAAACATTTGAAAAAGACATATGCGTTCATGTGGGCTGCTGGTCTTGGACTTATGGGTGCGCCGTTTATCACTACAGGATTTTGGAGCAAAGATGCGATATTTGCAGCAGTATTTGAATCAGGAAACGAATGGGCAGCGCCTTTGTTCATTATAGCCGTAGTAACAGCAGTGATCACAGCATTTTATACAACAAGAATGATCGGTCTTGTATTCTTTGGATCCAAAAGCGCACATGTTGAAAAACTAGAGAGAGAGCACCATCTACATGATGCACCACTCTCCATGTGGGCACCATATGGAATACTAGCCGTATTGACGATCGGAATTGGAATCATCGGACTCTCCGTCGAAGGAGGATTGCACCATTTATTTGATGAATATCTAGGACATACCTTTGGTATACATTCAGAGCATGTAAAAGATGCATCTTTATCTATACTGCCAGGATTCCTCTCTGGTCTGAATCCGATTGCACTTGGCGCATCGCTTGTGGCATTTGCGGTGGGAATCGGACTTGGATACATCTTTTACATTGGACGGTTTGTGAGTCCAGCAAGATTCGTAAACAGTAACATCTTTTTTTATGCAATACACAAATTCCTGCTAAATCGTTGGTACCTCAACGCTGGAATATACTGGTGCTTTGTCATTGCACCACTTTGGTTAGCACGTGCTATCTTTAGATACTTTGAAAAGACTGTCATAGATTACGGAATGAACATGGGTATGCAAAAGGCGGTAGGTTGGAGCGCCAAAGTCGTACAAGGAACACAGACTGGTGTTGCACAATCGTATCTATTCGTATTTGGAGCGGGGATCCTATTTTTGGCCCTGATACTATTGATCTAG
- a CDS encoding Transposase, protein MDNLSKQLKDAHRKEREPNIRDRIVAVQMVHVNNMNIGEVAAGLFRTPEWVNQWIERFDEKGIDGLRDLPRSGRPPLIKAHKLDKIISDAIDNTSITPKIMKKVIFKKAKINFHITYVRKLLHKYGMTPKTPQRVHINAANDSMCYNWQNNLKRDLSGTKFEDFTVIEEDESIFVYDSITGKKYWTVDIPPVVKWTGMHSKVIVYGAVTEDGRQLFKTYHRFDSESTVDYLKLLEKKFGKIFVILDRAPQHRSRMVKEYLRDHKDTVISSTCNSTHECCRRMLASG, encoded by the coding sequence ATGGACAATCTAAGTAAACAACTCAAAGACGCCCATAGGAAAGAAAGAGAACCAAACATACGTGACAGAATCGTTGCAGTACAAATGGTTCATGTAAACAATATGAACATAGGAGAAGTCGCAGCTGGTTTATTTCGAACTCCAGAATGGGTCAATCAATGGATAGAACGTTTTGATGAAAAAGGCATTGATGGTCTACGAGATCTGCCACGTAGTGGCAGACCTCCATTAATTAAAGCTCATAAACTAGATAAAATAATCAGTGATGCAATAGATAATACAAGTATAACTCCAAAGATTATGAAGAAAGTCATTTTTAAGAAAGCAAAAATTAATTTCCATATAACATATGTTAGAAAACTCTTACACAAATACGGCATGACTCCAAAAACTCCACAAAGAGTTCACATCAATGCTGCAAACGATTCCATGTGTTATAATTGGCAGAATAATCTCAAACGTGATCTTTCAGGCACAAAATTTGAAGATTTTACTGTTATAGAAGAAGATGAATCAATATTCGTATACGATTCAATTACAGGTAAAAAATACTGGACTGTGGATATACCTCCAGTTGTAAAATGGACTGGCATGCACAGCAAAGTCATAGTGTATGGTGCAGTAACTGAAGATGGAAGACAATTGTTCAAAACTTATCATAGATTTGATAGTGAATCAACTGTGGATTATTTGAAATTGCTTGAAAAAAAATTTGGCAAGATATTTGTTATTTTGGATAGAGCCCCACAGCATCGTTCTCGAATGGTGAAAGAATATCTTAGAGATCATAAAGATACTGTAATATCTTCCACGTGCAACTCCACGCATGAATGCTGTAGAAGAATGTTGGCGTCAGGGTAA
- a CDS encoding TENA/THI-4 domain-containing protein, pyrroloquinoline-quinone synthase, translating into MRISERIDALIQEHSLLKHPFYQAWSDGKLEMDSLAGYSKEYYQLVKAVPEFMDPLIKLAPEEFKAELMTNRTEESEHIELWEKFASSIGVEKSQLLAYSGSEKTRRAVSRLAVLMGTIGVGAAAMYAFEKEIPEISRIKLEGLQEFYGINSDDATRYFKLHMESDIRHAASWRYIIDNATDSNDDLYNAAVKSVWAQNLLLDTCFEQYCRNTNL; encoded by the coding sequence ATGAGAATATCTGAAAGAATTGACGCACTAATACAAGAGCACAGTCTCTTAAAACACCCGTTTTATCAGGCTTGGTCTGATGGCAAATTAGAGATGGATTCACTTGCTGGATATTCTAAAGAATACTATCAACTGGTAAAGGCTGTTCCAGAGTTTATGGATCCTCTCATCAAACTAGCTCCAGAGGAGTTTAAAGCCGAATTGATGACAAATCGAACCGAGGAATCTGAGCACATTGAACTATGGGAAAAGTTTGCTAGCTCTATCGGAGTTGAAAAATCACAATTACTAGCATATTCTGGCAGCGAAAAGACACGTAGAGCAGTATCTCGACTTGCTGTATTGATGGGCACAATTGGAGTAGGAGCTGCGGCAATGTATGCATTTGAAAAAGAGATCCCAGAGATTAGTCGTATTAAACTAGAGGGCTTGCAGGAATTCTATGGTATAAACTCTGATGATGCAACTAGATACTTTAAACTTCACATGGAGTCTGATATACGCCATGCAGCATCATGGAGATACATAATTGACAACGCTACAGACTCTAATGACGATCTTTACAATGCTGCTGTAAAATCTGTATGGGCGCAAAACCTTTTGCTTGATACATGTTTTGAACAATACTGTCGTAATACAAATCTCTAA